The following DNA comes from Rosa rugosa chromosome 5, drRosRugo1.1, whole genome shotgun sequence.
ttcttgttcctttttatttttttcctttttttttaattttttttttctttttcttctttttttcttgttcctttttaatttctttttttcctctttttttctttttgttttgcctactttctccttcctcaacccaccaataccattccgatcaaactccacaacccatctgtttctctccccaaattgaaaccaaacccagcaaagacctaacttggcggtgcagagatggacatcgagcaaaagcaagaggctaggagctgatcgatcacttcttcaccttctctgaagccatctccctctgttgggatccgccctcgcctccatcgtcgccgacgccatctcccaaacacaagcaaatcccaatcagctcggaaattcgccgctaaaccacttcCCTCTtattttcacagcctacttctctctctcccactcaaatctcactttctctctccacatcaagcctcaatttagaaacttttcactgaaaactaccattttttcagaccctgaggtttttgggtcttgctcaaaatggtgatttggattttgggtctggttgaaatgatggtttttgatggccaagttgaccaaaaccagaagtgaagaagaagaatagtgatggaaaagacaAATGGCCGCCGGcttggagaacaataattggggtttcgggtcaaTCTGGATTAGTTCGCCGACATGGCGCTACTGATgtagcaggatacgatggtcattaaaaaggaaaaaagaaattaaaaaggaaaaaataaaaataaaaaaaggaaaaggaaaaaagaaattaaaaaggaaaaagaaaaaagaaaagaaaaagggccgccggcgtggagaacaagaattggggtttcgggtcgatctgaaTTGGTTCGCCGAcatggcgctaccgatgcaagaggatacgatggtcattaaaaaggaaaaagaaaaaagaaaaattaaaaattaaaaaggaaaaagaaaaaagaaaaaaaggaaaaaaaagaaattaaaaaggaaaaaaaaagaaattaaaaaggaaaaagaaaaaaaaaggaaaaaagaaaaagaaataacaaaggggtatatttgacatttcacctaagaccAACtcttaatttgacgcgggatggacctattggagggaaattgtgaggttagggagtttttagattaaattagaatgtcagggattGAAACGATGAGAGGGACAAAATACAGgaactaaacataatttaatccttttttaatatataagggacattggagGCTGACTGACAGTGTAGAGAATAAGTCACACCCTCAATATACTGGTATGATTTTTGTATGCTTCTAGAGAATCACTCCAGTATATTATGCCAATACTAACTAGCAAGCAAATTTCAAAGAGTAATTGTTAATTGCCTCTGAAAATCACCTCAGCCTAGATAGCCGAAGGATCAAGGAACAAACGTCCTTCTTGATGGTAGATTGCGGGGCGTGCCAAcacacggccagaaggccaagtgtgTAATTGTAGATGTAGTAGATGTAGTTCTgacttatcaagcaattgttggccgaggaaggaactgatTCTCGGCTGATAGTTCTCtgcctttggatcaaggacttgaTGGCTGAAGGTCGGGTGAATTTGGTGTGGTTGTAATAGTGTGAGTGAATACGAATTGTCTGGTCATAGGGCTCAGGTCAATTGGATCCAAGTAATAACAAGTAACAGTAAAAGTGAACTCGTAACGAATGAAATCCTTCAAAATTGATAGCTACTATGCGACTACGAACAACAAATAACatgatcaaacaaataaagcatAAAGCAAATAACAAAGGCAATAATGACGAAACTGACATCTGGAATGGctgaaaattattaactattgtttgaaagaaacaaaagaaacaattcaaaatcgatTCGAGGCTACAAAGAAAGTAAAGTAACTGAAATTGTAACTAGCAGAGCAAACTAACTAGGGAAACAGACGGAACTTCTACGGttctacctaagcaaaaggtaatacaaaaacaagaaaagcttgatggattgagtttctggagttgtgtgtgtGATGTCTTCTGTCTatgcttctatttatattggctgctctgtgacttgaactgatctcttgactctttgaagttgagtggaatTCAGCCTTCTCTTGGCTTAATGACTCTATCTTGATTTGGCTCCAATACTTATCATCGGCTGACTTGACGCTGGACTCTATCTTGATCGGCTCTAATGATCATTATTAACGATTGGAACTAATCTTGAAGTAAACTAACTTGGATTGAACTCTCTTTATCAGCTGACGAGAACTTCAAATCGATTGAAATACTAATTTGTTCAAATTTCATCTTTATCACTTATCGACCTCCTCTGTCTATCGGCTATGATCTTCCCAATTGCTGAGTCCAAGTTGGAAACTGACTAAAGCGATTTGAAAAACTGGTCGATGGGCTTTTAGACAATAAATCTCTTTTCGAACTGATGACTACGAGCCGGCCGATAACTAAAGGCCTAATTTTGAAAACCTCTATCGGCCTAGTTTTTATCTGACCCATCTTGGACCAAATGTATTATCCAATTACTCATCGGCCGACATGTTTAGTCATCGGCCCATTCGTTTCTTGAGCGGcttattaaaatttgaagtcaCTCAATAACTATCTGCACATTAGCTATGTTTGAGTGGacatgcaaatgtgggtacaaacaGTAATAGATCCTTCATTAAGGACCGACACATTTTAAGGATACACATTAATAGTGTGAAGAAGCATTCATCCATTTTTCGGAGTTAGTTATGCCAATATTCCAGCATCAGCTTTGCATGAAGATTATTGAACACTTCATAATTAATAGTCATTCATCTtcaatgaatttttttatttttatttttatctctcATCGATCTTTCAGAACACTATTCGATCATGAGATCAATATATAGGTCATTCCCATATTGATTTGCACTCAGAGATGGAAATGGAATTACACTACAATAATATTCAAGATCGATAATGAATTAATGACAGAATATTAAGAAACCGAAACAAAAGCTAGGGGTTTTATATTGGATGTCGACAAATTTGATTTTCCCTAACAGAATACAGAGAAGAAGAACAGGATTGATGTGTGAGTTGGGAACTTCTTATAGGGGAGATCAGGTTACTTGAATGCGGCATTGCGGTCACTAGTAGCAGTCGGCAGATCCTATTCTTTATCTCCATAAAACTAGCAATTTTGTTTTCAACATTTTCTAGAAGATACATTCTTTCAAATCCTCAAGGTGTCAAGTGAGACCaatcaatatatattttttggttTTAGGAAAGCAAGGATTTGAACTTATAACTTCTCTAACACCGTAGATAAATAATGCAGTTTTGTCGTGAGACAAAAAAAATGAAGTTTTGGGGTGCAAAATGAGAGACTTGATATTCGGAAAGTAATCTTTTAGTTTAAGGTcgtggtcttttttttttttttatctttttcttttggcaatGTAAGGTCTTGGTCAAATGTGGCAACTAGCTTGGGTCGTGATCAGTGTACTGAGTAACTATGCAAATCTCTGTATGCGGGCACGTGCTACGCACATGCATCTAAGTTATACTAGAAAACCGGTTATCTCCGCACGTGCGAAAGCCACAAATCCCCCCGGCCTATTTGAAGCTACAGTTCCTGGTTGAGGAGGAAAGGATCTCGCACGGGTAGGCTTTCTCTACCGTTTGGATTGTCATGAAAGTAACAGAGGCCAACGGGTTAGCCGGTCATCAACTCTGGACCCCATTCCTTCAAATCACCTCCGCATCGGGCGGTCCACGTTACATGCGATCCATAATCTCTCAatcacgtgcgatgcacgtgaccACGCACATTAGAATAAAAAAGAATcatcaaagagaaaagagacaACAAGGAAGGAAGAATGATGATGAGTTGGGTGAGAGAGACAGTCCTCACTCTTCCCGGTGTTTCGTgtacctttcttcttcttcttctgttggcTGTGATCTTCCTCAAGATAGTTCACAAACTATGGTGGACTCCAACTCGAACACAGAGATTCATGGCTTCTCAGGGAATCAGAGGTCCTTCTTACAGACTCATCCATGGAAACAACAAAGAAATCAGCAACATGCTAACGGAAGCCATGAGCAGACCCATACCGAATTTATCACATGATGTACTATCTGCAGTTCAACCTCACATTCACTCATGGACCAAGAGCTATGGTAATTAACCAACTCTTAACTCAAAATCAAGTCTTACTTCAAAGATTTGGTCTTTATTTTTATGGTCACTATCTGCTACAGGGAAGAATTATCTACAATGGCATGGTCTTCAACCAGTTTTGGTCATTACAGAACCTGAGTTAGGCAAGGAGATTCTCAATAACAAATATAGGGTTTATACAAAACAGAAGCCCAGTATCTATGTGAAGAAGCTATTGGGAGACAGCATTTCCATGGCAGAAGGTGAAAAATGGTCAAAACTGAGAAAGATTTCCAACCATGCCTTCCATGGAGACAGCTTAAAAGTAAGTTCCTTTGTTGCATTTATCTCTGACTTAAAACTAAGTTGTTTAATTTATGCATAAATAGCACTAACTACTTACTGGTGAATGGTGATCCTTGCAAAGATTAGTGTAGTAGTAGACTATTAGGTAGTGGTAGTTGTCTCAATTGTTTATAAAAGAAGAACAAATTGTAGGACAATTTGCTAATTGAATTAGGGTGTTGGGTTTTGCTAGAGTATGATTCCAGACATGATAGCTAGTGCTGAGACGATGCTCGAAGGGTGGAAAAAGCATGAAGGAAAAGAGATTGAGGTGTATGAACATTTTAGGTTATTCACTTCAGAAGTGATTTCTAGGACAGCATTTGGCAGCAGCTATTTAGAAGGGAAGAATATTTTTGACATGTTGATGAAGTTAAGCTCTGTAATATTCAGAACTGCTCACAAACTCAGGGTTCCTGGCATCAGGTAGCTTCCTCTAAATTGAAAGAATTGATGTTCCTTGTAGATATTGTTGAATCTTCTTTTATATGATGTTCTGGATTACTTGAATGAAGATAGACTTTTGATGTCAACTGCTGAATGTAGTTACTCTCAAAGGTCTATCTTTATTCAAGTAACACTCATGCTTAGTGTTAAATTCAAAATTGCAGCAAGTTTTATAAAACCAGTGATGAGAAGGAATCAGAGAAGCTTGAGAAAGGAATAGGAGACACCATAATAGAGATTGTTaagaaaagagagagggaggcagtGACCGGAGAAGAAGGCAGCTTTGGGACTGATTTTCTTGGATTGCTTTTAAAGGCTCGCCATGCTACCAATGACAAGCAGAGGATTTCAGTGAATGAATTGGTCGAGGAGTGCAAGACATTTTACTTTGCTGGACAAGAAACGACTAACTCTTTGCTTGTTTGGACTGTCTTTCTTCTGGCCCTCCATCCGGAATGGCAAGAGGAAGCAAGAAAGGAGGTCCTGCAGTTATTTGGCAAAAAAACTCCAAATCCTGATGGCCTTGCCAAACTAAAAACGGTAAGAAAGTCAAAAACTCTGTCCTCATGTATATGTTTGCCTAAATGGGAGAAATGTTTTAGTTAACCGTGAGTTACTCtcaatattttattttcatgCAGATGAGTATGATCATCAATGAGTCTCTGAGGCTATATCCTCCTGTCATTTCCCTTGTACGAACAGTGGATAAGGAAGTTAAATTGGGAAACCTCATTATACCTGCTAATGTTGAATTGCTTGTCTCAAATCTAGCACTTCATCATGAACCTCAGTTCTGGGGACAAGATGTGAAACATTTCAAACCTGAGAGATTCTCTGAAGGTGTTGCTAGTGCTACTAACAACAACATGGCTGCATTCTTACCCTTTGGAATGGGACCTAGAACTTGTGTTGGCCTCAACTTTGCCACCATTGAAGCAAAGATTGCTCTTTCAATGATTCTACAACGCTACTCCTTCACCCTTTCCCCAGCCTATGTCCACTCGCCCTTTCAGTTTCTCACAGTTCGTCCACAGCATGGACTTCAAGTAATTTTACACTCAGTATGAGTTGCGAAGACCGAAATTTCACGTAAAATCTTGCATTCCATATATAGGATATTGTAGCCTGTAAAATGAATAAACATAACTATTGGTATTTTAACTTTCACACCAGTGGTGGCATTTGTACCAGTTCATGTTCTAGCCTTTCTCAGTTGTTTACATATTCCAAGGATTTGATTCCAAGGCAATAGTTCTGGGTATTTGAGTCTTGCATAGGTGATTCCATTTCAGTTTTCTGCAACTTAATTTGGCTAAAACTTGGGTAAGGCCTTGAAATTGCTATTGGTTTTTTGACTCTTTCTCTAAAAACAAATTGGAAAAAGTTCCATGTGATCCATAAGCACCTATAAATATCTAAAatcaacaggctttacagaaacTTACCGGTTTATGGTAGGGAGTTTCTTGGAGGATTTCTTACTTACATAATGGTAATTCTATGATGACCATGATTGGGGTAAGATCCACGTCATATATGTTGACTTGTGAGTCATGTTGTGTAGAACAAGTTTGCTTGCATATAAAGTAAACTTGTAGGAGAAGGATCTTGTAGAAGAAAACTTGGAGGACAAGTACACTTGGAGAACAAGATGTGTAATGTAGTAGTGTAGggcttgtatatatactccCATTTACACCATTGAATCAACATCAGAAAATTCATCACCCACAAATAGTTCTTCCTTTCCATTTCatattttgacttggtatcagagcaaagatccaAGAGGATTTTGTCTCTTTGTTTTTCCTTCATTCTTATTTCCTCACACTCTGGGGTAAGATTGTTCCTTCCTCTAATTCGGAGGTTAGGATTGTTCTCTGTCTTTTAGAAGGTGAATTTTATCCTTGTAACGTCAAGCTTACTCGCCCAACACCACTAGGTCCATCAAATTAATGCGATGTCTAGGTCAAGGATCGAATAAGAGAAAGGTAACCGAAAGGTTGAAAAGTGAGCattgctccaccaaaatcttaACCCTCCTTATCTAGTCGCATTAAAAGGAGTTACTGAAAGGTTGTGCGATAGGCAACACCTAAGGATcagatttcttttctctttactTAGGAAGTACTACTGCTTCTTGACTAGTCGATTAATCCCTCTCGACTTATCAAACATACCTTCTGTCTCAATTCCGCTGCATAATCAAGTTTTTTCATCATGGCATTCTCTCAATTGTTCTGCAACTACTGCAAGAACTTTGGACACACCAAAGTAACATGTTATAAATTGGTTGGCTACTCACCTGGCTGCTTTAACAATTCGAAATCTAATGGTAAGATCTCTACATTGGTTGTTCACATAAATCGAGGTAAGGTTGGTGTTGCTTTACAAATTTCTGACTTTATTGGTGGAgatacttggataattgattcaggtgcctcagatcatatgacttatgacaaaTCCCGTTTTTCCAGTTTGTCACCCCCACCTGTGTCTAGTGTTATAAATGCTAATGGTGAGTCTTTCCCTGTAATGGGGATAGGTAGAATTCGAGTCACTCCTGctttagaacttcataatgttTTATATGTTCCAGCTTTATCTCATCATTTAATATCCATACCACAATTTAAATGCTCAGTCTAAGTGCTCGGTAACATTCTTCCCTATGTATGCCATTTTTCAAGATCTTCTCACTAGGGAAATAATTGGTCGTGGATATTTGAGGGGGAAACTGTTCCATCTTGATTGCATGTATGGTGGAGAGAAGCCAGCAAAGACAACCAGAGCTGCTTTAACAACAAGTTATGGTTAAATTAGTGAGgtatggttgtggcatcgcTGTCTTGGGCATCATTCTTTTagcaatatgaaaaaaaaatcatgcatTCTTTGTTTATTGGGATAAATGAGTCTACTTTACATTGTGAAACCTGTGTTCTTGCTAAGAGTCATCGTGCTAGTTATCCTTCAAGTGTTTCCAATAAAAGTGCTACCCTTTTTGAGATTATTCACTCTGATGTGTGGGGACCTTCCAGAGAACCCACTGTTTCTAGAATGCGTTATTTTGtcttgtttattgatgattgcactcgatTATCATGGGTAGCATTGCTTAAATCTAAGGATGCTGTGTTTTCTGCTTTTCAAGCCTTTCAAAAAATGATTCAAACACAGTTCAATGGTCATATCAAAGTTTTTCTTTCTGATAATGAGGGAGAGTTTGTTAATCATGATTTTCAGAAACATTTCCAAGAACAAGGTATAATCCATCAAACCACTTGTCCCCAAACACCTGAACAAAATAGTGTCTGAACGTAAAAACCGTCATCTTTTAGACATAGCACGAGCATTGTTATTTGGTGCTCATATTCCCAAGTATCTGTGGGGTGAAGCAGTTCAGACTGCTTCACATCTTATTAATCGTCTTCCTTCCAGTGTTCTTCAGGAGCGTATTCCCTTTGAAGTCCTGTCAACCCATGTCTCTATTCCTTCCTTCCATAATCTTCCTGcccgtgtctttggttgtgttgcctttGTCCACATACCCAAAAATCAGAGGTCAAAGTTGGATGTCCGAGCTCTAAAATGTGTATTTGTGGGTTATAGTTCTCatcagaagggctacaagtgctatcatccaccTACTCGGAAGTTCTATGTTACAATGGATGTAACATTCTATGAGGACATGTGTTATTTTACCCTCAACAACATTTCTCTTCCGGGGGAGAATGAGTTTTTTGATGAGATGTTTGTTGGTGGAGCATTGAAGAAAAATcatgaggatgaagaagaatgTACTGACGACCATGATTCGACTGGTCAAAATATCCAAATCAACCAATCAATGACAGATCCAAAGGAACAAAGAAGCTTGATTGACCAGTCAAACTTATCCATCGACCAGTCGAATCCTGAGGAGCATAGTCTTGACCAGTCAAATTCTGTGGCAAAAGAACACATAACCTTTTTCGACCAATCAGAAAATCAAGCCGAAGAACCTTTGACAGTGACTCCCCCTCCTCAATTATCCCTCATTGACCAAGATTTTCCAAGTTCTGAAGATCATCTAGAGGTACGTTCTGAACCCATATATGAGTCTAATAATAATGTTGAACCTACTCTTGTTGAGTCTGGCCCAACCAAATATTCCTTACCTAACCGGTCAACTCGTGGTCAACCTACCAAGAAGTATGAGCCCACTCTTCATGCTAAATCTAAATATCCAGTTGCAAACTTTGTGTCAACTCATAGATTGTCAAAGTCATATAAATCTTTTGTGCATCAAATATATATCCTCTGTATCTGTGCCCAATAAAGTGCAGGAGGCTTTGAGAGATCGGAAGTGGGCCAATGCAATGAAAGAAGAAATGGAGGCGTTAAAAAAGAATCACACATGGGAACTTGTACCACTTCCTCGTGGCAAAAGGACTGTTGGGTGTAGATAGATTTTTACTGTGAAACATAATGCAGATAGCACAGTAAGCAGGTATAAGGCGAGGTTGGTGGCGAAGGGGTTCACTCAGACATATGGGATTGACTATGATGAGACTTTTGCTCCAGTAGCCAAGATGAATATTGTCCGGGTGTTATTGTCACTGGCAGCTAATCTGAAGTGGCCACTCCATCAGTTCAATGTCAAAAATGCATTCCTTCATGGGGAGTTAAATGAAGAAGTGTACAGGAATCTTCCTCCTGGTTATGCACTAGATACACCTGGTGATGTTGTgtgcaaattgaagaagtctcttTATGGACTTAAACAGTCACCCCGAGCGTGGTTTGGCAGATTCACTAGACGCTTTGGATACAAGCAAAGCAATTCAGACCACACCTTGTTCCTAAAGCACCAAAAGGGAAAGGTAACTGTGGATATtatatatgtggatgatatggtgaTAACAGGGGATGACTTGGTAGAAATTGGAAGTCTTCAGAAGAAGTTGgcatctgagtttgagatgaagaatcTGGGAGACTTGAAGtattttttggggattgaggtACCCAGGGGGAGAGATGGCATCTTCTTATGTCAACGCAAGTATGTGTTGGACCTCTTGGCAGAGACAGGCATGTTGGATTGTTGCCCGATTGACACTCTGACTTGGTTCATGatctctcgcaagcgtacgaatcgttgtcaaaTAAGGGAAGTATTTGGACCTTAGTTTATCGTATCTCGGGGATTAGGCGTTGGACCTAACCAAGATAATTGGCTCTAGGataacttaaaagcatacaatgaaaaagtaaaaataaaaataaaataaagtaaaataaaatattcacaatacaccaagcctcggcaatgctcggcttagctcacactaagcctaatcaaagccactaacttgtagacaaaatgagttatgcacaatggaaggtagaattttgtttgggagttttgaatagaaaattaactaaattaaatgcaaactaaaataaaagcaaacaactaattatcaagcaagaaattaaattcgtatttcaaattaatggaaacatgggagtgtcgggtgattcacactaactatcttgcaaatatcgatgccaatttcacaaatgcatgcatttcctatatgtgttaagtcccgtatctagtaccggtcaaggctattaaaccaatta
Coding sequences within:
- the LOC133708991 gene encoding cytochrome P450 CYP749A22-like produces the protein MMMSWVRETVLTLPGVSCTFLLLLLLAVIFLKIVHKLWWTPTRTQRFMASQGIRGPSYRLIHGNNKEISNMLTEAMSRPIPNLSHDVLSAVQPHIHSWTKSYGKNYLQWHGLQPVLVITEPELGKEILNNKYRVYTKQKPSIYVKKLLGDSISMAEGEKWSKLRKISNHAFHGDSLKSMIPDMIASAETMLEGWKKHEGKEIEVYEHFRLFTSEVISRTAFGSSYLEGKNIFDMLMKLSSVIFRTAHKLRVPGISKFYKTSDEKESEKLEKGIGDTIIEIVKKREREAVTGEEGSFGTDFLGLLLKARHATNDKQRISVNELVEECKTFYFAGQETTNSLLVWTVFLLALHPEWQEEARKEVLQLFGKKTPNPDGLAKLKTMSMIINESLRLYPPVISLVRTVDKEVKLGNLIIPANVELLVSNLALHHEPQFWGQDVKHFKPERFSEGVASATNNNMAAFLPFGMGPRTCVGLNFATIEAKIALSMILQRYSFTLSPAYVHSPFQFLTVRPQHGLQVILHSV